From Psychrobacillus sp. FSL K6-2836, a single genomic window includes:
- a CDS encoding divergent PAP2 family protein produces MTKMNRGIITALSAIGLAQGLKVLTHKKLTGNWDWKQAFTTGGMPSSHSAGVAALASYVAANKGTRHTETALAVVFGAIVMYDAQGIRRHTGEIAQLVNDLEDNIVALSGNFPSFEYVQREIELKELLGHQPVEVLAGALFGTAYGVLCAKLED; encoded by the coding sequence ATGACGAAAATGAATAGAGGAATTATAACTGCACTTTCGGCAATTGGGCTAGCACAAGGCTTGAAGGTATTAACACATAAAAAGCTAACAGGTAATTGGGATTGGAAGCAAGCATTTACAACTGGTGGAATGCCAAGTTCTCACTCTGCAGGTGTCGCAGCATTAGCATCATACGTTGCTGCAAATAAAGGAACTCGTCATACAGAAACTGCATTAGCTGTTGTTTTCGGGGCAATTGTTATGTATGATGCACAAGGAATTCGAAGACATACAGGTGAAATTGCACAATTAGTAAATGACTTGGAAGATAATATTGTAGCCCTTTCAGGAAATTTCCCTAGCTTTGAATATGTTCAACGAGAAATCGAATTAAAGGAACTTTTAGGTCATCAACCAGTAGAAGTTTTGGCTGGTGCACTATTTGGAACTGCTTACGGCGTATTATGCGCTAAGTTGGAAGATTGA
- a CDS encoding class I adenylate-forming enzyme family protein: MLVSERLAYLAKEQPTKIITSFKGRETSYEKLFEQAKRLAGYFQSKGYKQEDIIAVYLINSDYFLTCYYACQLGGFTILPINTKLTAPEVNYIFSHSEAKALIYDTRLQSILDDIPETLNSFDDLLYLGEKDTLLTVFNDESLLFNEVKVDANTTTVIFYTSGTTGKPKGVMLSAANVRATAKLYGEALELNSEDRMQIVAPLFHCAASHVFSIPVIYAGGTVVIEEGFSPKQTMETLEQEKITVFFGVPAMYSILLNSAKMETLRLPNLRLFTYGASPMPFELIRKTKAMFPEVKVQNIYGQTENSPAATTLKDHYALDKVGSVGEPVPGTQVQVVDEQGKPLPPGQVGEIVIKGPQLMKGYLKNEEATKQAIRNGWLYSGDLGRMDEDGLLYIVDRKKDMINRGGENVFPVEVEEVLYEIPEVLEAAVIGIPHEIYGEVPKAYVVLKEGKELKEEDVLTICSKKLAKYKLPVEVEFIDSLPRNASGKVLKTILRN; the protein is encoded by the coding sequence ATGTTAGTATCAGAGAGATTGGCATATTTAGCGAAGGAACAACCAACGAAAATCATCACTTCTTTTAAAGGCAGGGAGACAAGCTACGAAAAATTATTTGAGCAGGCTAAACGGCTTGCGGGATATTTCCAATCGAAAGGGTATAAACAAGAAGATATTATAGCCGTATATTTGATAAACTCGGATTACTTTTTGACATGTTATTATGCCTGCCAGCTAGGTGGATTTACGATATTACCGATTAATACAAAGTTAACAGCGCCAGAAGTCAATTATATATTTTCTCATTCAGAGGCAAAGGCTTTAATATATGACACTCGTTTACAATCGATATTAGACGATATTCCAGAAACATTGAATAGTTTCGATGATCTTCTATATTTAGGGGAGAAAGATACGCTACTCACCGTATTTAATGATGAAAGTTTGTTATTTAATGAAGTAAAGGTAGATGCAAATACAACGACAGTTATATTCTATACTTCGGGTACGACAGGTAAGCCGAAAGGGGTTATGCTATCAGCAGCAAATGTTCGAGCAACGGCAAAGCTTTATGGTGAGGCTCTTGAACTGAATTCAGAGGATCGCATGCAAATTGTAGCTCCTCTTTTTCATTGTGCAGCAAGTCATGTATTTAGTATTCCGGTTATTTATGCTGGTGGAACTGTCGTTATTGAAGAAGGATTTTCTCCAAAACAAACGATGGAAACATTGGAACAAGAAAAAATCACCGTTTTCTTTGGTGTACCGGCAATGTATAGTATTTTATTGAATAGTGCCAAAATGGAAACGCTCAGGCTACCTAATTTAAGATTATTTACGTATGGTGCATCTCCTATGCCATTTGAGTTAATTCGGAAAACAAAAGCAATGTTCCCAGAAGTTAAGGTCCAGAATATATATGGCCAAACAGAAAACTCACCAGCGGCAACAACATTAAAGGATCATTATGCGCTTGATAAAGTAGGTTCTGTAGGAGAGCCGGTACCAGGAACACAGGTCCAAGTTGTTGATGAGCAGGGCAAACCACTTCCTCCTGGTCAAGTAGGAGAAATTGTCATAAAGGGTCCTCAGCTAATGAAGGGATATTTAAAAAATGAAGAAGCTACGAAACAGGCGATTAGAAATGGTTGGTTATATAGTGGCGACTTGGGACGAATGGATGAAGATGGACTTTTATATATTGTGGATCGGAAAAAAGATATGATAAATCGCGGCGGGGAAAATGTATTTCCAGTAGAAGTGGAAGAGGTTCTATATGAAATACCTGAAGTACTAGAAGCTGCAGTAATTGGTATCCCCCACGAGATATACGGTGAGGTTCCGAAAGCGTATGTTGTATTGAAGGAAGGTAAGGAACTGAAAGAAGAAGATGTTTTGACAATATGCTCAAAAAAATTGGCTAAATATAAGCTACCAGTAGAAGTAGAATTCATCGATAGTTTACCACGCAATGCAAGTGGAAAAGTGCTAAAGACTATACTGCGCAATTAA
- a CDS encoding mechanosensitive ion channel codes for MLDRYYWNDTLSYLPELIVAILVLVIGFIVAKVLENATHKLLRKFRVNERLGNTKSKWTVEKIISKVVFVIILILALVLFFNILNLNTMATPFVSMYSGLTGAFLNVLKAALILLFAWVLATVVKKGIQMAGSKLNLNKYSEKAGFEAKPEHQAKWTDTAAKVAYYLIFLLFIPAVLNALGIDGLSGPFEGMLASFFNFIPKLISAVIVFAIGWFVAKLVRNLLEKLLQSAGVDRVVDKWKLSSFIEGTSLSKIVGIIAFILIMIPVSITALEILDLEGISGPAIAMLNDVMTMLPKIFVAIVLVLVGIIAAKWVKDVVISLLEKLGVNSIFGKMGFKSASGAAPSFATLIGTIVQVVIILLFVVEALQLLELDFMVTLATGIFAYLPSVIAAIIILAVGFWLASLVEKIVGNVMTHSSGTPHFLRYVAKYAILAFAFFMALDQLGIAASIINAAFILILGGVALAFGLAFGLGGREHAAKYLTKMEKSLDDAEVSKEKFQQEKESMKESFTENFQDPTKTEQSLKGASPHMDEMSPIREANVNEVNPAHEEDSPSTGYNIPSTDDLHPFEDLPPIDERKDER; via the coding sequence ATGCTAGATCGCTATTATTGGAATGATACATTATCATATTTACCTGAGTTAATCGTTGCAATACTTGTACTTGTTATTGGATTTATCGTCGCAAAAGTGTTGGAAAATGCTACTCACAAGTTATTGAGAAAGTTTCGGGTAAATGAACGTTTAGGAAATACGAAGTCCAAATGGACCGTAGAGAAGATTATTAGTAAGGTAGTATTTGTTATTATATTGATTTTAGCACTAGTTTTATTCTTTAATATTTTGAATTTAAATACAATGGCAACACCATTTGTTTCAATGTATTCAGGATTGACTGGAGCTTTCCTGAACGTACTAAAAGCCGCTTTAATATTATTATTTGCTTGGGTTTTAGCTACTGTTGTAAAAAAAGGCATTCAAATGGCTGGATCGAAGCTCAATCTAAATAAATACTCGGAGAAGGCAGGATTCGAAGCAAAACCTGAACACCAAGCCAAGTGGACAGATACTGCAGCTAAAGTTGCATATTATTTAATATTCCTTTTGTTCATTCCAGCAGTGTTGAATGCATTAGGAATAGATGGATTAAGTGGACCATTTGAAGGAATGCTAGCAAGCTTCTTTAATTTTATACCTAAGTTAATATCAGCAGTAATCGTATTTGCAATTGGTTGGTTTGTTGCGAAACTAGTTCGTAATTTACTAGAGAAATTATTGCAGTCAGCGGGAGTGGATCGTGTAGTAGATAAATGGAAGCTATCTTCATTTATTGAGGGTACAAGTTTATCAAAAATAGTTGGAATCATTGCATTTATACTAATCATGATTCCAGTATCGATTACAGCACTAGAGATTTTAGATTTAGAGGGTATTTCAGGACCAGCCATAGCCATGTTAAATGATGTTATGACGATGTTGCCGAAGATTTTCGTAGCAATTGTACTAGTGTTAGTGGGCATTATTGCTGCTAAATGGGTAAAGGATGTGGTTATCTCCTTACTAGAAAAATTAGGTGTGAATTCTATTTTTGGAAAAATGGGATTCAAATCTGCTAGTGGAGCAGCTCCATCGTTTGCAACTTTAATAGGGACGATTGTCCAAGTTGTTATAATCTTGTTATTCGTAGTAGAAGCACTTCAATTATTAGAGCTGGACTTTATGGTAACGCTAGCTACAGGTATCTTTGCTTACTTGCCATCAGTAATTGCAGCGATTATCATTCTAGCAGTAGGATTTTGGTTAGCTAGTTTAGTAGAAAAAATAGTTGGAAACGTGATGACTCATTCGTCAGGAACACCACATTTCCTACGTTATGTAGCGAAATATGCTATTTTAGCCTTTGCGTTTTTCATGGCGTTAGATCAATTAGGTATCGCAGCTTCTATTATTAATGCAGCATTCATCCTAATCCTGGGTGGTGTAGCATTGGCATTTGGACTTGCATTTGGACTTGGAGGCCGTGAGCATGCTGCAAAATATTTAACGAAAATGGAAAAAAGCTTAGATGATGCAGAAGTATCAAAAGAAAAATTTCAACAAGAAAAAGAATCGATGAAAGAATCATTTACAGAGAACTTTCAAGACCCTACAAAAACAGAGCAAAGTTTAAAAGGGGCAAGTCCTCATATGGACGAAATGAGTCCTATTAGAGAAGCGAATGTAAATGAAGTAAATCCTGCACATGAGGAAGATTCACCTAGCACGGGCTATAATATTCCATCGACGGATGATCTTCACCCGTTCGAGGACTTACCTCCGATTGACGAAAGAAAAGATGAACGATAA
- the ytxJ gene encoding bacillithiol system redox-active protein YtxJ: MENYMEITSVDQWKNVLEQSSEKPVVVFKHSTTCPVSAHAYGEFSAFEKLMDRYLVKVIENRPVSNEISIDLGIQHESPQAFVIANGEAIWNASHWKITKKELDKVTESL; the protein is encoded by the coding sequence ATGGAGAATTATATGGAAATTACGTCTGTTGATCAATGGAAGAATGTCTTGGAGCAGTCAAGTGAAAAACCAGTAGTCGTGTTCAAACATAGTACAACCTGTCCAGTAAGTGCTCATGCATACGGAGAATTCAGCGCATTTGAAAAATTGATGGATCGTTATTTGGTGAAGGTTATAGAGAACCGTCCTGTATCCAACGAAATATCAATTGACCTGGGAATTCAACATGAATCTCCTCAAGCATTTGTAATAGCGAATGGAGAAGCTATATGGAATGCATCGCACTGGAAAATTACAAAAAAAGAGTTAGACAAGGTAACAGAATCTTTATAA
- a CDS encoding STAS domain-containing protein, which produces MIEVSLYKEWSKGMAPIQKVSNYLVNNAEAIIRDITDTALDNLSINLSPEDLEHAIQKNVQFLVLLSESLQDSKESAEEVLKEWSKQNGEEEARVFHQFSSVIKPYAVNRLLFLQKISQISMEHGLSTEDVVKVNNRFCYLMDISMSETIQAYEMYRDKLMKDHQREINELSAPIVPIQDGVAVLPLIGAIDYTRVQHLLNYVVPSIPNLKVDHLIIDFSGILAIDTEIAQHIFTIHNVLGLLGIHVLFSGIRPNLSMTVVKAGIDFTSFDTYGSVKQAIDSLK; this is translated from the coding sequence ATGATTGAAGTTTCACTTTATAAAGAATGGAGCAAAGGAATGGCACCTATACAAAAAGTAAGTAATTATTTAGTGAATAATGCAGAGGCGATTATACGAGATATTACGGATACAGCACTGGACAATTTGAGTATAAACTTATCACCGGAAGATCTTGAACATGCCATTCAAAAAAACGTACAGTTTTTGGTATTGCTGTCTGAGTCTCTACAAGATTCTAAGGAGTCAGCAGAGGAAGTGCTGAAAGAGTGGAGTAAACAAAATGGTGAAGAAGAAGCGAGGGTGTTTCATCAATTTTCTTCCGTTATAAAGCCATATGCAGTTAATCGGTTGTTATTTTTACAAAAAATATCTCAAATTTCAATGGAGCATGGGTTATCAACAGAAGACGTTGTTAAAGTAAATAATAGATTCTGTTATTTAATGGATATAAGTATGTCAGAAACTATTCAAGCATATGAAATGTATCGTGATAAATTAATGAAGGATCATCAGCGAGAAATTAATGAGCTATCTGCACCCATTGTTCCTATTCAAGACGGGGTGGCAGTTTTACCATTAATAGGTGCCATTGATTATACTCGTGTTCAACATTTGTTAAATTATGTAGTTCCTAGCATTCCTAATTTAAAGGTTGACCATCTGATTATCGACTTTAGTGGTATTTTAGCAATAGATACAGAAATAGCTCAGCATATATTCACGATTCACAATGTGCTTGGACTATTAGGGATTCATGTGTTATTCTCTGGAATTCGTCCTAATTTATCGATGACGGTAGTTAAAGCTGGAATTGATTTTACTTCTTTTGATACATATGGAAGTGTAAAACAGGCAATTGATAGTTTAAAATAA
- a CDS encoding YusW family protein: MHAASSLKGDAAYALLQPIFLELQPMKDMSDEEVIQRVASAFEVDEYTKVDLKIEYEDGETKTYTDEN, encoded by the coding sequence ATGCATGCCGCCTCTAGTTTAAAAGGTGATGCTGCCTATGCGCTTCTTCAACCAATATTCTTAGAACTACAACCCATGAAGGATATGAGTGATGAAGAAGTAATCCAAAGAGTAGCGTCGGCATTTGAAGTAGATGAGTACACAAAGGTTGATCTGAAAATCGAGTATGAAGACGGAGAGACTAAAACCTATACCGATGAAAATTAA